Genomic segment of Xanthobacter dioxanivorans:
CATGTAGCCGATGTCCCAGGCGATGCCACGGGAGTCCTTCGCCGTCGTCTTCTTCACCGGGAAGGGATAGGTGACGAAGCTGTTCCAGAACGACTTGTCCGGCGTGATGTCGGCGGCGACGGACGGCGTGCGGTAGCTCTTCGCCGTCAGTTCCTGGTTCCGGGTGAGCCGCGAGACGTCGCCGAGGAAGGCGGCGACGGTGGGATCGAACTCCCGGTTCTTCAGGATGGAGAAGACGCCGTAATGGGCGACGGGGCTCGTCTCATGGACGAAGTCCGCGCCCGGCACCCGCTCCACCGTCCGCTTGGCGCGGTCGAAGGTGAGCCACTGGTCGTTCTCGATGTGCATGACCAGCGTGCGCGCCCTGATGCGCTTCAGCTCGTCATTGATGTTGTACTGCTCGCCGGCGCGGTTGCGCCACAGGAGGTCCACCGCATCGAACAACAGCGCGCGCTTGTTGACCGACGCGCCCGCCTGCGGGGTGGGCGGGTTCCAGTAGAAGATGTCGGGCTGGACCTTGGCCCAGTCCTGCTGCGAGCGGAAATCGAAGTCGAAACCGGTGAGCAGCAGCACCGACCAGCCGAAGGCCACCCCCTGATTGGGGTGCTTGTCCTTGGGCAGGGCGTAGTAATTGCCCCCGGTCGCCCGCCACTGGGGATCGGATTCGATGGCGGCCGACATGAGCTGGAACGTCCAGTTGCCCACCGGGTCGCCGCCATCCGACTGGCTGGTGCCGCCCACGGGCATGAGGCCGTTCATGAAATCGGGATGCATGACGCCCCAGACATAGGTCTGCGTCGCACCCATGGACGCGCCGGTGACGAGGGCGAGCCGGGCGACCTTCAGGTGGTCCCGCAGCATGCGGTAATTGGCCTGCACCATGTCCTGGTAGCTATATTGCGGGAACTTCTGCCCGAGCCCGTCCGAGGGCTTGCTGGTGCCCCACAGGCCGAGGGCGTCGAGGATCACCACATAATATTGGTTGGTGTCGATGGCCTTGCCCGGGCCGATCACCGCACCGCCGGAGAGCGGGGTGCCCTCCACCCACTGGGCGTACATGTCGGTGGCGTCACCGGAATAGAAGGCGTTGACGATCACCGCATTGGTGATTTCCCCGGCCGCGTTCCGCACTGGGGTGCCGAGCGCGATGTAGGCGGTCTTCAGCGGGCCGGCGCCCAGCGATTCGAGCGTGGTTCCGCCCTCCCCGCCTTGGGCCCACTTGTCGGGCGCGGACAGCTCATAGGTGCCGCCGATGCGGAAATTGGGCACCTCATAGAAGCGCTTCAGCTGGCACAGGCGTTCCTGCGAGCAGGCGCCGGTGATCTTCAGCGGCTGCATCGGAACGGGGGCCGGGGGCAGGGTCTGGGCTTGCGCGGCGGAGAGAGGGAGCAGCAAGGCAAGCCCGAGCACGAAGGCACGCATCATTCTTGTTTCCTCCCGGCGGGTTGGTTCGCCGCCGGTGAGAACAGCACGCGGATGCCACGGACGGAAGGGGGATGCGGCCCCGGCTCGATCCCCGTGGGCGCGGGCGATCCGCAAGCCCACGCCCGCCGATACCGCGTCGGCGCTGGCCGCGGCCCCGGCTGAAAAGCGCGGCATCCCCCCGCGGGCCCGGCACATGCCGATGCGGACATGGCGGTGCGGACATGGCGGCGCCTTAACCGCTTCGCAACGCGGTGTCCGCCAAGGTGCCGGCCATGGCGCGCGGCTCCTATTGGCTCCTCATCGCTCCGCTGCTGCTTGCGGGGCTCCTTTCCGGCTGTCGTTTCGGCTTCGAAACGCGGGACCCCTGGCGTGCCGAGGAGGAGGAGAAGTGCCTTTCGGCCAAGGGCGTGGTGCCCTCGCCGTTCGTGGAACCGCTTCCCGCCATCGACGGGCCGGGCATGTGCGGCATGGAGCATCCGTTCCGGGTCAGCGCCCTGGCCCAGGGCAACGTGGTGGTGGAGCCGGCGGCCAAGCTCGCCTGTCCGGTGATCTATGAAACCGAGCGCTGGATGCAGGAGGTGGTGCAGCCGGCGGCCATGGCCTGGCTCGGCGAGCCCATCGTCGCCATCAGCCAGATGTCGTCCTATTCCTGCCGCGGCATGAACGGCAATCCGAACGCCAAGATCTCCGAGCACGCCTTCGGCAACGCCCTCGACGTGGGCGCCTTCCGCACCGCGGACGGCCGCTGGATCACCGTCAAGACCGGCTGGAAGGGCCCGCCCAACGATCGCGGCTTCCTGCTGCAGGTGCAGGCGGGCGCCTGCGAGCGCTTCACCACCGTGCTGGCGCCCGGCTCCAACGTGTTCCACTACGACCACATCCACGTGGACCTGATGCGGCACGAGAAGGGCCGCACCATCTGCAAGCCCGCGCCCCGGCCCATGCCCGCGCCGTTCGCCCCGCCCATGGTGGAGAAGGCCCCGCCCATGGCGGTGTCCCTGCCCGAGCCGGCGCCGGAGCCGGCCGCGGCGCCGCCCCCGCAGGCGCCCCCGTCCTTCCTGTCCACCCTCTTCGCCCCGCGGCCGGCGCCGGCCCAGGCCCAGCCGACCCAGGCCCAGCCGCCCCTGCCGGAAGCCGAGCCGCCGTCGTCCGCCGCCCTGCCAAGGCCGGCGGCGCCCATCATCGCCTCGCCGGCGCCGCCTCCGCCGCCGTCGAGCCGCGCGCCGGCCCCGACCCCAGCCGGCCACCAGCCGCCGCCGCAGGGCCTTCCGCCCGGCTGGCAGGTGGGCCCCCAGGGCGTGCCCATGTCCTATGGGCCGGCCGGAAACATCGAGACCGGTTCGGTGAAGCGCAAATACTACTCGGCGCCCATGCCGCAGCCGTCCACCATCCCCCTGCCATCCGCCAAGCCCGGTGAGGACTGACGGCGCCCCCCGCCGGCGCTTCGCCGGGCTCGACGGCTGCCGCGGCGGCTGGATCCTGGCGCAATGGGACGGCGCCGGGCAGTTGCATCTCGCGCGCCTCCCCTCGGTCGCCGGCCTGTTCGAGGGCCCGGATGCGCCGGACATCGCCGCCATCGACATGCCCATCGGGCTGCCGGACCGGGTCGGCCCCCGCGGGCGGGCCCCCGAACGGCTGGTGCGGCCACTGCTCGGGCTCCGGCAATCCTCGGTCTTTTCCGTGCCGGCGCGGGCCGCGGTGATGGCGGGCCTCGGCGACGGACCCGAGCCGCAGCGCTACCGCGCCGCCTGCGCCGCCGCCCGCGCCACGTCCGATCCGCCGCGGGCGGTGGCCAAGCAGTGCTTCCACCTCTTCCCCAAGATCGGCGAGGTCGACGCCCTCCTGCGCCGCCGGCCGGATTTGTCCGGACGGCTGCTGGAATGTCACCCCGAGGTCGCCTTCTGGGCGATGAATGGCCAGCAGCCGCTCGACCTGCCGAAGAAGGTGAAGAACCGCCCCTTCCCGCCCGGCCTCGACCTGCGCCGCCGGCTGCTGGGCGCATGGGGCGTGCCGCTGGATCTGCTTGACGAGCAGAACGCCCGTGCGCTCGGCGCAGGGCTGGACGACCTGATCGATGCCTGCGCCTGCGTCGTGACGGCGAAAAGAGTGGCTTGCGGCAAGGCCTTGTGCTTTCCCGACCCGGCGGAACGCGATGCCTTCGGCCTGCCGATCGCCATCGTCGCCTGATCAGGTTTTTCTCTTAAGTCGAATTTCAGCCCGACACGCCCTCTGGCTATGCGCGGGGGATGTGCCCAAGAAACGGACGGCCCATCATGCCTCACGCGCGTATTCGACTGTCTTCCCTGTGCGACAAGATCGTCTCCGCGGAAGAAGCGGCCGGGCACATCCAGAACGGCATGATCGTCGGCATGAGCGGCTTTACCCGCGCCGGCGAGGCGAAGGCGGTGCCGCTCGCCCTCGCCGCCCGGGCCAAGAAGGCGCACGAGGCCGGCGAAGAGCTGAAGATCACCCTGATCACCGGCGCCTCGCTGGGCAACGACCTCGACAAGCAGATGGCCGAGGCGCACCTCCTGTCGCGCCGCATCCCGTTCCAGTCCGACCCCGCCTTGCGCAAGGCCATCAATGCGGGGGAGGTCATGTTCGTGGACCAGCACCTCAGCGAGACGGTGGAGCACCTGCGCACCAACCAGCTCGGACCGGTGGACGTGGCGGTCATCGAGGCGGTGGGCATCACCGCCCAGGGCGGCATCATCCCCACCACTTCGGTGGGCAATTCGGCCACCTTCGCCATCCTCGCCAAAAAGGTGATCGTCGAGATCAACCTCACCCAGCCGGCGGAGCTGGAGGGGCTGCACGACATCTACATCCCCACCCGCCGGCCGTTCCGCGAGCCCATTCCGGTGGTGGCGCCGGAGAGCCGGGCGGGGCTGCCCTTCATCCCGATCCCGCCGGAGAAGATCACCGCCATCGTGGTGACGGAGAAGCTGGATTCCGCCTCCACCGTCCTGCCGCCGGACGCGGAGACGGCGGCCATCGCCTCCCACCTCATGGAGTTCCTGAAGCACGAGGTGAAGATCGGCCGGCTGACCAACCGCCTCCAGCCGCTCCAGGCCGGCATCGGCACCATCGCCAACGCGGTCATGCACGGCTTCATCGACAGCCCGTTCGGCGATCTCACCATGTATTCGGAGGTGCTGCAGGATTCCACCTTCGACCTGTTCGACGCCGGCAAGCTCAATTTCGCCTCCGGCTCGTCCATCACCCTGTCACAGGCGAAATACCACGACGTGATGCCGCGCATCGGCGACTACAAATCCAGGCTGATCCTGCGGCCGCAGGAGATCTCCAACCATCCCGAGATCATCCGCCGGCTCGGCATCATCGGCATCAACACGGCGCTGGAATTCGACATCTACGGCAACGTCAATTCAACCCATGTGGGCGGCACCCACATGATGAACGGCATCGGCGGCTCGGGCGACTTCGCGCGCAATGCGTACCTGTCGGTCTTCGTCACCAAGTCCATCGCCAAGGGGGGCGCCATCTCCTCGGTGGTGCCCATGGTGAGCCATGTGGACCATACCGAGCATGACGTGGACATCCTGGTGACCGAGGTGGGCCTCGCCGACCTGCGCGAGCTCGCCCCCCGTGAGCGGGCGCGGGTGATCATCGCCAACTGCGTCCACCCGCTCTACCGCGATGCGCTGGAGGATTATTTCGATCGGGCGAGCGCGCGCGGCGGCCACACGCCGCATCTCATCGAGGAGGCGCTCTCCTGGCATGTCCGTGCGCGGGAGACCGGCTCGATGCGGGCCGAGGCGGAACTGAAGAGCGCCTGAACGCGGCTGTCACCGAGCGGATGCGCCGGCAGGCTCACGCCGCCGCGGCGGCCCCGGTGGCGGCCGCGATCTCGCGCTTCATGGCGGCGATGGTCGCGGCATAGTCCCTGGCACCGAAAATGGCGCTGCCGGCGACGAACGTGTCCGCCCCCGCCGCCGCGATGGCGCCGATATTGTCCACCTTCACCCCCCCGTCCACCTCCAGGCGGATGTCGCGGCCAGAGGCCTCGATGCGGGTGCGGATGGCCTTGAGCTTGTCGAGGGCGCCGGGAATGAAGGCCTGCCCGCCGAAACCGGGGTTCACCGACATGACCAGCACCAGGTCCAGGTGCTCCAGCGTGTAGTCGAGCACCGAGAGCGGCGTCGCCGGGTTGAGCACCAGGCCCGCCTTCACCCCCTTGGAGCGGATGAGCTGGAGCGAGCGGTCCACGTGCTCGCTCGCCTCCGGATGGAAGGAGATGAGATCGGCGCCGGCGCCCGAGAAGGCCTCGATCATCCCGTCCACCGGCTTCACCATCAGGTGCACGTCCACGAAGGCCTGGGTGACCTTGCGCAGGGACTGGAGCACCAGCGGGCCGATGGTGAGGTTGGGGACGTAATGGTTGTCCATCACGTCGAAATGGATCCACTCGGCCCCGCCCGAAAGCACCGCCTCCACCTCGGCGCCGAGCCGGGTGAAATCGGCCGACAGGATCGACGGGGCGATGATGGGATGGGCGCGGGCCATGGGGATCTCCTCAACGTCTGGATGGGACGGGGCGGTGTCTTGCCCCGGCCGACTGGAGCGTCAGCGGAAGGAGAGCCGGGGCCCAGCGCAAGCGTGCGCCGCAGGCGGCTCCCTTCATGACCGTCGCAGAAAGAGCCTGCTGCGCAGGACCTTTCCCTGGCCCCCGGATCGGCGCTCCAGCAGCGCTGTCGCTGGTCCGGGGAAGAAGGCGGCCGAGCCGCCTCGCGCACTTCTATACGTCACGGCGCCGCGTTGGCACCAGCGGACGTCCTCAATGCACCACCTGCTTGAGCTCCCCGCTCGCATAGCGCTTCGCCATGTCGTCCAGCTCGATGGGGCGGATCTTCTCGGCCTTGCCGGCGGAGCCGAAGGCCTCGAAGCGATTGATGCACACTTTCTTGGCCTCTTCCATGGCGGCGGTGAGGAACTTGCGCGGGTCGAACTCCGACCGGTTCTTCGCCCCCACCCGGCGGAAGGCGGCGGTCATGGCGAGGCGGATGTCGGTATCGATGTTCACCTTGCGCACGCCATAGCGGATGCCTTCCTGGATCTCCTCCACCGGCACGCCGTAGGTCTCCTTGATGTCGCCCCCATAGGTGCGGATCTCCTCCAGCAGCTCCTGCGGCACCGAGGAGGAGCCGTGCATCACCAGGTGGGTGGTGGGGATGCGCTGGTGGATGGCCTTGATGCGGTCGATGGCGAGGATGTCGCCGGTGGGCTTGCGGGTGAACTTGTAGGCGCCGTGCGAGGTGCCGATGGCGATGGCCAGCGCGTCGCACTGGGTCGCCTTCACGAACTCAGCCGCCTCGTCCGGATCGGTGAGCAGCTTGTCGTGGTCGAGGGCCCCTTCGGCGCCGTGGCCGTCCTCGGCCTCCCCCTTGCCGGTCTCCAGCGAGCCGAGGCAGCCGAGCTCGCCTTCCACCGAGACGCCCACCGCGTGCGCCAGCTCCACCACCCTGGCGGTGACGGCGGTGTTGTAATCATAGTCGGCCGGCGTCTTGCCGTCCTCCTTCAGGGAGCCGTCCATCATCACCGAGGAAAAGCCGGACTTGATGGCGCCCATGCACACGGCGGGCGAGGCGCCGTGGTCCTGGTGCATCACCACCGGGATTTCCGGATAGGCCTCCACCGCCGCGGCGATGAGGTGGCGCAGGAACGGCTCGCCGGCATATTTGCGCGCGCCGGCCGACCCCTGGAGGATCACCGGCGAGGACGTGGCGCGGGCCGCGTCCATGATCGCCTTCACCTGCTCCATGTTGTTCACGTTGAAGGCCGGCAGGCCGTAGGAAAGCTCCGCCGCGTGGTCGAGCAGCTGGCGCATGGAAACGAGGGCCATCGTCCTCTCCTTGTGGGTCAAATCCTGATGTCTGTGTTCCCCGGCCCGGCGACGGCGGAGCCGGAGCGCCGGGCCGGGGCCCAGCGCAAAGCGTCTGCGCTGCAGTCATGACCGGCGGCGGAAACCGCGGATGCCGCCTTCGGCGTACCTTTGCGCTGGATCCCGGCTCTCCTTCCACGTCGCTTGCGCTCCGTTTCAGTCGGCCGGGATGCAAACCTTCACCCCACCGCCCGGCGCACCGCCTCCGCCACCTTCTCGGCGGTGAAGCCGAACAGGGGCCACAGGTCCTTCTCGGGAGCGGATTCGCCGAAACGGTCGATGCCGATGACGGTGATGCCGTCGCCCCGCGTGCCGCACAGGCCGCGCCAGCCGCGGGTCACGCCGGCCTCCACCGCCACCACCGGGACGCCCTTCGGGAACAGCGCCGCCCGCTCGGTCTCGGTCAGCGCCTCGAACCGCTCGCGGCAAGGCATGGAGACGATGCGGGTGGGAATGCCGGCGAGGTCCAGCGCCTCGGCGGCGGCCACCGCCAGCTTCACCTCGGACCCCGTGGCGACGAGCACCGCGCGCGCCATCCCCTCGCTCTCCCGCAGCACGTAGGCCCCGTCTTCTGTGGCCTCCACCTGCGCCGGCGTGCGCGGCCAGCAGGGCAGGTTCTGACGGGAGAGGATGAGCGCGCTCGGCCCGTCGGCGCGGGTCAGCGCGGCGTGCCAGGCGGTCAGCGTCTCCACCGTGTCGCACGGCCGCCAGACATGGAGGTTCGGGATCAGGCGCAGGCTCTCCACATGCTCCACCGGCTGGTGGGTGGGGCCGTCCTCGCCGAGGCCGATGGAATCGTGGGTGAGGATGTAGATGACGCGCTGGCCCATCAGCGCGCTCATGCGCATGGCGTTGCGGGCATAGTCCGAGAACACCAGGAAGGTGGCGACGAAGGGGACGAACCCGCCGTGCAAGGCGATGCCGTTGGCGATCGCCGACATGCCGAACTCGCGCACGCCATAGAAAATCTGGTTGCCCGCCGGATCGCGCGTGATCGGCACGGCGCCGGGGAAGGTGGTGAGGTTGGAATGGGCGAGGTCCGCCGAGCCGCCGAGAAACTCGGGGACGGCGGGGGCCAGCGCCGCGAGAGCCTGCTGGCTGGCCTTGCGGGTGGCGACCGTCTCCGCCTTTTCCAGCGTGGCCTTCAGCGCCGCCTTGTAGGTATCGGCGAAGGCGGGGGAAAGATCACCGGCGAGGCGGCGGCGGAACTCGGCCGCCTCCTTCGGATAGGCGCGCGCATAGGCGGCCATGCGGGCCTCCCACGCGTCCTGGCGCGCCGCGCCGGCCTTGCGCGCGTCCCATTGCGCCTGGATCTCGGCCGGCACTTCGAACGGCGCGTGGTCCCAGCCCATGGCGGCGCGGGTGCGGGCGATCTCGTCGGCGCCGAGCGGTGCACCGTGGGTGTCCTGGTGGCCCTGCTTGGTGGGCGCGCCGCGGCCGATGACGGTCTTGCAGCAGATCAGCGAGGGCTTGCCCGTCTGGGCCAGCGCCGCCTCGGTGGCGGCGCGCAGCGCGGCGGGGTCGTGGCCGTCCACGTCGCGCACCACGTGCCAGCCATAGGCCTCGAAGCGGGCCGGCGTGTCGTCCGGGAACCACTCCTCCACCCTGCCGTCGATGGAGATGCCGTTGTCGTCGTAGAAGGCCACCAGCTTGCCGAGGCCGAGGCGGCCAGCCAGCGAGCAGGCCTCGTGGCTCACCCCCTCCATCAGGCAGCCGTCGCCGAGGAAGACGAAGGTGCGGTGATCGACGATTGCCAGCCCCGGCCGGTTGAACTGGGCGGCCAGCGTCTTCTCCGCGATGGCCATGCCCACCGCATTGGCGAGGCCCTGGCCCAGCGGGCCGGTGGTGGTCTCCACGCCCGGGGTCATCCCGTATTCGGGATGGCCGGGGGTGCGCGAATGCAGCTGGCGGAAGCGCTTCAGCTCGGCCACCGGCAGGTCGTAGCCGGTGAGGTGCAGCAGCGCGTAGACCAGCATGGAGCCGTGCCCGTTGGAGAGCACGAAGCGGTCGCGGTCGGGCCAGGCGGGATCGGCCGGATTGTGCCGCAGCACCTCGCGCCACAGCACCGCGGCGATTTCCGCCATGCCCATGGGCGCGCCCGGATGGCCGGATCTGGCCTGCTCGACGCCATCCATGGCGAGGGCCCGGAGCGCCGCCGTCACCGGCCAGGCGAGCGAACCCGGCGACCGGTCGAAAGCGGGGGCGGCGTCGACGGGACTGGCGGCGGCGGTCATCGCGTGCGCGGTCATGGCACTTCTCCCTTCTCGGCAGAGTTTCCGCCCGGTCGGGGCGGCTCTCGCCATCGGTTCATTCCCGGTCGTCCTGCCCGCCCCGGGGCCCCCGCAGGCACAGGCGGGGGGAGGGCGGCAGCCACGCGTCCGAAGGGCCCGGGCTGAGGCGCCCAAGGACGTGCCGCCCTCCCCCCTTGCCCCTCCCCCGGCGCGGGGGAGGGAACCTCTTGTGCCCGCCGCAACGGGAGACCTCGTGCCTCAGCCGGCGCGGCGCTTCCTGTCCATCAGCTTCATGATGAGCGGCGTCAGCAGGAGCTGCATGGCGAGGTCCTGCTTGTTGCCCGGGATGACGATGGAATTCGCCCGCGACATGAAGCTGTTGTGGATCATCGACAGCAGGTAGGGAAAATCGATGCCGTGCGGGTCGCGGAAGCGGATCACCACCATCGACTCGTCCGGCGTCGGGATCCAGCGGGCGGCGAACGGGTTGGAGGTGTCCACCGTCGGCACGCGCTGGAAGTTGATGTCGGTCTCGGTGAATTGCGGGCAGATGTAGCGCACGTAATCGGGCATGCGCCGCAGGATCGTGTCGGTCACGTCTTCCGTGGAATAGCCGCGGGTGGACTTGTCGCGATGGATCTTCTGGATCCATTCGAGGTTGATCACCGGCACCACGCCGATCTTCAGGTCGGCATAGCGGGCGAGGTTGAGGTCGTCCGCCACCACCGCGCCGTGCAGGCCCTCGTAGAAGAGCAGGTCGGTGCCGCCTTCCACGTCTTCCCAGCCGGTGAAGCGGCCGGGCTCGGTGCCGTAGCACTTGGCCTCGTCGGCATCATGGACATAGTGGCGGAAGCGGCCGGAACCGGTCGAGCCATAGTCCTTGAACAGGCTTTCCAGCTCGCCCAGGAGGTTGGTGTCCGGCGAGAAATGGCTGAAATGGCGGTTGCCCTTGGCGCCCTCGGCGGCCATCAGCTCGCGCATCTCGTAGCGGTCGTAGCGGTGGAAGGCGTCGCCCTCCACATAGGCGGCCTTCACCCCCTCGCGGCGGAAGATCTGGTCGAAGGTGCGCTTCACGGACGTGGTCCCGGCCCCCGACGACCCGGTGACGACGATGATGGGATGCTTGATGGACATAGGCGTTGGCCTTCGGTCGGGGTCAGATGAACAGGCCGCGCCGCGCGAACAGCGGCGAGCGCTCGCCGTGGCCGGCGGGCTCGAGGTGATAGCGGGCGACCCGCGCCACCTCGTCGCGCGAGCCGAAGACGAACGGCACGCGCTGATGCAGGCTGGTGGCGCAGAGGTCGAGGATGGCCCCCCGCCCGTCGATGGCCGTGCCCTGGGCCTGCTCCATCAGGAAGGCCACCGGAAAGCCTCGTAGAGCAGGCGCAGGCGGCCGTGGGTGTAGCCCTTCCGCCCGTCGCCGGGATAAAGATAGATGCCGCCGCGCTGGAAGATGCGGTGCGCGTCGGCCACCATGGAGGCCACCCAGCGCATGTTGAAGTCGCGCTCGCGCGGGCCCTTCCGGCCGGCGAGGCAGTCATCCACATAGGCGCGGACGGGGTCGTCCCAGTGGTGGTAGTTCGACATGTTGATGGCGAACTCGGCCGCCCCTTCCTTCACCTTCACGTCGGCATTCACGAGGCGGAACGTGTCGGTGCGATCGAGGGCGAAATGCCAGGTGCCGGCACCCACGGTGAGCATCAGCGCCGTGTGCGGACCATAGACCACGTAGCCGGCGGCGAGCATGTCGCGCCCGTTCTGCAGGAAGGCGGCCACCTCGCCCGCGGCCGATCCGTCCCGGCGCGGGAAGACGGCGAAGATGGTGCCCACCGAGATGCAGGTGTCGATGTTGGACGAGCCGTCCAGCGGATCGATGGCCACCAGCAGCGGCGCGTCCGCGTCGAGCAGCACCGGCGCGTCGTTCTCCTCCGAGGCCACAGCGGCCACCGGGGCCTGCCTCAGGGCGTCGATGACCATGTCGTTGGAGATGATGTCGAGCGCCTTCTGCCCCTCCCCGGCCTCGCCCGACGACAGCGTGCGGGCGAAATCGCCGGCGAGCGGACCCTCGGCGATGCGCCGGGCGAGCTGGGTCGCGCCGACGGCAAGAGCCGCGAGGGTCGTGGCGACATCGCGGCGGCGCGCGTCCTCCCCCGCCCATTCCTCGAGGGCGCAGGCAAGTGTGATTCCCGGTGCGGCGCGATGATCGGCGGTGGGCATGGCGGTCGTCTCCCTGAGGGTCTTCTCCGCGCGACCCGTTCGGCGGGTCGTCATCGGCGTTTTTGGTCCCGCCGCCTCTACGCGTTGCGGGGCTTGTAGTCGGGGGCGTCGATGCCCCCGGAGAACACACGGCTGGCGCGCACGTCGCCTTCGGTGATGGTCGAAAGCGCGGCGCGGTCGGCAAGGCCCCCTTGCTCGAACAGGCGCAGCGACAGGCGCAGGCGCATGCGGTCGAGGGCGTTGCGGATGGACCGCGCATTGGCGAAATTGGGCTGCGCGCGGCGCTTGGTGACATATTCCTCCAGCGCCACCTCGGCCTCGGGACTGAAGGTGTAATCCGCCGCCTGCGCCATGGTCCTGGCGATCTGCACCAGCTCGGCGTCCTCGTAGTCGGGGAAGTCGATGTGGTGAGCGATGCGCGAGCGGAAGCCGGGATTGCTCTCGAAGAAGCGGTCCATGCGGTCCTTGTAGCCGGCCAGGATCACGACGAGATCGTCCCGCTGGTTCTCCATCACCTGGAGCAGGATCTCGATGGCTTCCTGTCCGTAATCCCGCTCGTTCTCGGGCCGGTACAGATAATAAGCCTCGTCTATGAAAAGGACCCCGCCCATGGCCTTCTTGAGAATCTCTTTGGTCTTCGGTGCCGTGTGGCCGATATACTGCCCCACCAGGTCATCCCGCGTCACCGAGACAAGATGACCCCGGCGCACATATCCCAGCCGGTGGAGGATCTGCGCCATCTTGAGGGCGACGGTGGTCTTGCCGGTGCCGGGATTGCCGGTGAACGCCATATGCAGGGTCGGCGCGCCGGAGGTCAGGCCCAGGCTCTCGCGGGCGCGGCCGATGACCAGGTGCGCGGCGATCTCGCGGATGCGGCGCTTGACCGGCTTCAGGCCGATGAGGTCGGCCTCCAGCTCGGCCAGGAATTCAGGGACTTCGCTCTCGGTGAAGAGAGCGCCGAGGTCGAGTCCGCCCGCTGCTGCCTTTGCCGGCAACGCGGCGGACGGTGCGGAAAAGGCGACATCGAGCATGACTCGAACCTCGGCGTTAAGTGGCGCGGTGGGAACGTCCGCGCTGGTGAAGCTTGGGCAAGGGGGCCGGTCAGCCGGCGGCGTACTGCCGGTGCTGGAGGGCGTAGCGCTGGGTGCGGCCGGGGCCTTCGGTGCGCTCCAGGCGGAAGCCGTCCTCGACGGCCGGTCGCTGGACGATGAAGGACAGGCGTACGGTCTCCCAGCCGCGGGTGGAATCGAAGGCGTTCACCCGCACATAGAGCCCGGGATTGGCGCTCCGGCAGGCTTCGACCTCGCCGTAGACGCCGGCGGAGTCGCGCAGGTCGAACATGGGCGGGCCCCACATTTCCCAGTAGGTGTTCCGGGGGTGCGGGTCGTCCGTGTATTCCACCGAGACCGCCCAGCCCTGATCCAACGCATACTGGATCTGGGCCTTGACCTGGGTCGGGGTGAGGTCCGGCAGAAAGGAGAAGGTGCCCTGGGTGATGCGCATGGTGTCCTCCTTCAGGCGACGGAAGCGGTGGGCACGAAATCGGACGTGTCGGTGGAAGCGTAGTTGAAGGTCACCTCGCCCCAGGTATCGAGGGCGGCCCGCAGGGGACGGCACCACTTGGCGGCCTCGACGAGGATCTCGGGACCCTCGTTCCTGATGTCCCGGCCCTCGTTGCGGGCGAGGATCATGACCTCCAGCGCGACGCGGTTGGCGATGGCGCCGGCCTGGATGCCGTCCGGGTGGCCGATGGTGCCGCCGCCGAACTGCAGCACCACGTCCTCGCCGAACA
This window contains:
- a CDS encoding DUF429 domain-containing protein, with protein sequence MRTDGAPRRRFAGLDGCRGGWILAQWDGAGQLHLARLPSVAGLFEGPDAPDIAAIDMPIGLPDRVGPRGRAPERLVRPLLGLRQSSVFSVPARAAVMAGLGDGPEPQRYRAACAAARATSDPPRAVAKQCFHLFPKIGEVDALLRRRPDLSGRLLECHPEVAFWAMNGQQPLDLPKKVKNRPFPPGLDLRRRLLGAWGVPLDLLDEQNARALGAGLDDLIDACACVVTAKRVACGKALCFPDPAERDAFGLPIAIVA
- a CDS encoding extensin-like domain-containing protein, with translation MARGSYWLLIAPLLLAGLLSGCRFGFETRDPWRAEEEEKCLSAKGVVPSPFVEPLPAIDGPGMCGMEHPFRVSALAQGNVVVEPAAKLACPVIYETERWMQEVVQPAAMAWLGEPIVAISQMSSYSCRGMNGNPNAKISEHAFGNALDVGAFRTADGRWITVKTGWKGPPNDRGFLLQVQAGACERFTTVLAPGSNVFHYDHIHVDLMRHEKGRTICKPAPRPMPAPFAPPMVEKAPPMAVSLPEPAPEPAAAPPPQAPPSFLSTLFAPRPAPAQAQPTQAQPPLPEAEPPSSAALPRPAAPIIASPAPPPPPSSRAPAPTPAGHQPPPQGLPPGWQVGPQGVPMSYGPAGNIETGSVKRKYYSAPMPQPSTIPLPSAKPGED
- a CDS encoding acetyl-CoA hydrolase/transferase family protein; the protein is MPHARIRLSSLCDKIVSAEEAAGHIQNGMIVGMSGFTRAGEAKAVPLALAARAKKAHEAGEELKITLITGASLGNDLDKQMAEAHLLSRRIPFQSDPALRKAINAGEVMFVDQHLSETVEHLRTNQLGPVDVAVIEAVGITAQGGIIPTTSVGNSATFAILAKKVIVEINLTQPAELEGLHDIYIPTRRPFREPIPVVAPESRAGLPFIPIPPEKITAIVVTEKLDSASTVLPPDAETAAIASHLMEFLKHEVKIGRLTNRLQPLQAGIGTIANAVMHGFIDSPFGDLTMYSEVLQDSTFDLFDAGKLNFASGSSITLSQAKYHDVMPRIGDYKSRLILRPQEISNHPEIIRRLGIIGINTALEFDIYGNVNSTHVGGTHMMNGIGGSGDFARNAYLSVFVTKSIAKGGAISSVVPMVSHVDHTEHDVDILVTEVGLADLRELAPRERARVIIANCVHPLYRDALEDYFDRASARGGHTPHLIEEALSWHVRARETGSMRAEAELKSA
- the rpe gene encoding ribulose-phosphate 3-epimerase, coding for MARAHPIIAPSILSADFTRLGAEVEAVLSGGAEWIHFDVMDNHYVPNLTIGPLVLQSLRKVTQAFVDVHLMVKPVDGMIEAFSGAGADLISFHPEASEHVDRSLQLIRSKGVKAGLVLNPATPLSVLDYTLEHLDLVLVMSVNPGFGGQAFIPGALDKLKAIRTRIEASGRDIRLEVDGGVKVDNIGAIAAAGADTFVAGSAIFGARDYAATIAAMKREIAAATGAAAAA
- a CDS encoding alpha/beta hydrolase, with the translated sequence MMRAFVLGLALLLPLSAAQAQTLPPAPVPMQPLKITGACSQERLCQLKRFYEVPNFRIGGTYELSAPDKWAQGGEGGTTLESLGAGPLKTAYIALGTPVRNAAGEITNAVIVNAFYSGDATDMYAQWVEGTPLSGGAVIGPGKAIDTNQYYVVILDALGLWGTSKPSDGLGQKFPQYSYQDMVQANYRMLRDHLKVARLALVTGASMGATQTYVWGVMHPDFMNGLMPVGGTSQSDGGDPVGNWTFQLMSAAIESDPQWRATGGNYYALPKDKHPNQGVAFGWSVLLLTGFDFDFRSQQDWAKVQPDIFYWNPPTPQAGASVNKRALLFDAVDLLWRNRAGEQYNINDELKRIRARTLVMHIENDQWLTFDRAKRTVERVPGADFVHETSPVAHYGVFSILKNREFDPTVAAFLGDVSRLTRNQELTAKSYRTPSVAADITPDKSFWNSFVTYPFPVKKTTAKDSRGIAWDIGYMDEYAGTAKDPDVLVIIHGKGAFGGHYGNIMRIALERGLRVIAVDLPHYGMSGPGNLDKSPARTMQEMREVVHEVVVNQLKVQKAAYLGHSMGGQIVLGYALTWPEAVTRLILEAPAGLEEYPREVTVAPGKKLDLFDPAFAHDFDKWKATWDQTGLREREKSLTAQQVDDFFHFRRRDPVTGAVTPQRSGYFVRDSEYARLHTAQRIGMIKGDPREFQQWVDVFIFDIYAMVSELQEKDPQSLYKRLTDIKIPIFLAFGDKEPFIPGTAFNGLNDLSRQLILPFMRRMNAAGRDVQLKIYPGTAHFIHTDEPVAFAQDVVDFVETGRVATGAPASVDRLIHGAPAEGPAPAATAAAPTGLNK